Proteins encoded within one genomic window of Mycolicibacterium aubagnense:
- a CDS encoding PaaI family thioesterase, whose translation MTNTDDAAQREFMNSMFATTIPSAHGLGVRIVEVRRGFAATTAPIAGNGNHFGVMYAGVLFTVAEVLGGILALIAFDQSQFYPLVKDMSIQYKAPAKSDVRAQAELSDDDITRIESEAAQHGKSEYVVEATVTDAEGTVVATTRATCQLRRK comes from the coding sequence GTGACGAACACCGACGACGCAGCCCAGCGCGAGTTCATGAACTCGATGTTCGCGACCACCATCCCGTCCGCCCACGGCCTGGGCGTCAGAATCGTCGAGGTGCGCCGCGGGTTCGCCGCCACCACGGCTCCAATCGCGGGTAACGGCAACCACTTTGGCGTGATGTACGCCGGTGTGCTGTTCACCGTCGCCGAAGTGCTCGGCGGGATCCTGGCCCTCATCGCATTCGATCAGAGCCAGTTCTATCCACTGGTCAAGGACATGTCGATCCAGTACAAGGCACCGGCGAAATCCGATGTGCGGGCCCAGGCCGAGTTGAGCGACGACGACATCACTCGGATCGAGTCCGAGGCCGCACAGCACGGCAAGTCGGAGTACGTCGTCGAGGCGACCGTGACCGACGCCGAAGGAACCGTCGTCGCCACCACCAGGGCAACCTGCCAACTCCGCCGAAAGTAG
- a CDS encoding MerR family transcriptional regulator — MADVTVEEFTIDELAARTGTTVRTIRFYNESGLLPPAERRGRLAYYGAPHRIRLELVQQLQQHGYTLAAITKVLARLPEGATAHDLAVRAALLTPWSPADDETVDLRALEQRAGLSLDARALETLEALGAIRRLDDGTFSVRPSVLGAAMNLRDTSVPAEDVRRLAGVVDKHIDALANEVADVVFSRIREADDPNVYLGRIAKVVPNLRPLAAQMMADRFTAAINQAVQERVAELEMPAK, encoded by the coding sequence ATGGCAGATGTCACAGTCGAGGAATTCACCATCGACGAACTGGCCGCGCGTACCGGCACGACGGTGCGAACCATCCGCTTCTACAACGAGAGCGGCCTGCTGCCGCCTGCCGAGCGGCGTGGCCGCCTCGCGTATTACGGTGCGCCGCACCGCATTCGGCTGGAGTTGGTGCAGCAGTTGCAGCAACACGGCTATACCCTGGCGGCCATCACCAAGGTGCTGGCTCGGCTACCGGAGGGCGCCACCGCCCATGACCTCGCCGTGCGTGCAGCACTTCTCACACCGTGGAGTCCGGCGGACGACGAGACCGTCGATCTGCGCGCACTCGAACAACGCGCGGGTCTGTCGTTGGACGCCCGGGCACTCGAGACCCTCGAAGCGCTCGGAGCCATCCGGCGCCTCGATGACGGCACCTTCAGCGTCCGGCCGTCGGTCCTGGGCGCGGCCATGAACCTGCGCGACACCAGCGTTCCGGCCGAGGACGTCCGCCGCCTGGCCGGCGTTGTCGACAAACACATCGACGCCCTCGCCAACGAGGTGGCGGACGTCGTCTTCAGCCGGATTCGCGAGGCCGATGACCCCAACGTGTACCTCGGGCGCATCGCCAAGGTGGTGCCGAACCTGCGGCCGCTGGCGGCGCAGATGATGGCCGACCGGTTCACCGCCGCGATCAATCAGGCGGTGCAGGAACGGGTCGCGGAACTGGAGATGCCGGCTAAATAA